In Pelosinus sp. UFO1, one genomic interval encodes:
- a CDS encoding CooT family nickel-binding protein — MCEANVYLLNNEVEELLLERVDKIIPKDGEIYLENIFGQRKTIAARIKELHLVDHRILLERIV; from the coding sequence ATGTGTGAAGCTAACGTGTATTTACTTAATAATGAAGTAGAAGAATTATTGCTTGAAAGAGTAGATAAAATAATACCTAAAGACGGAGAAATTTACCTTGAAAATATTTTTGGACAACGTAAAACAATAGCTGCTCGGATAAAAGAGCTCCATTTAGTTGATCATAGAATTCTGTTAGAGAGAATAGTATAA
- the cbiM gene encoding cobalt transporter CbiM, with product MHIPDGYLSPSTCLSISIVMLPVWYKASSVIKKNLDISQVPYMAMGAVFSFLIMMFNIPIPNGTTAHAIGGVMIAIALGPWVAVIGVSVALFIQAIVFGDGGILAFGVNAFNMAFVMPFVGYYIFNVLAKGAEVGSKRYIIAAGIAGYIGLNMAALLAAIEFGIQPLLFTAADGTPLYCPYDLNVTVPAMMMVHLTVAGVVEGIFTAIGIRYITKNSPELVLKG from the coding sequence ATGCATATACCTGATGGTTATTTAAGTCCTTCTACCTGTTTGTCGATTAGTATTGTTATGTTGCCTGTTTGGTACAAAGCATCTTCTGTAATTAAAAAGAATTTAGATATATCCCAAGTTCCTTATATGGCGATGGGGGCGGTTTTTTCATTTTTAATTATGATGTTTAATATTCCTATTCCTAATGGAACGACAGCCCATGCAATTGGTGGTGTAATGATTGCAATTGCCTTAGGGCCTTGGGTCGCTGTAATTGGGGTCAGTGTGGCACTATTTATTCAAGCTATTGTTTTTGGCGATGGAGGTATATTGGCATTTGGTGTGAATGCATTTAATATGGCTTTTGTCATGCCTTTTGTAGGATATTATATATTTAACGTACTTGCCAAGGGCGCTGAGGTTGGTTCTAAAAGATACATAATAGCTGCTGGTATTGCTGGTTACATTGGGCTTAATATGGCAGCACTTCTGGCAGCAATTGAATTTGGGATTCAACCTTTATTATTTACGGCTGCTGATGGAACGCCCCTTTATTGTCCTTATGATTTAAATGTTACGGTTCCAGCAATGATGATGGTGCATCTTACTGTTGCAGGCGTAGTGGAAGGTATTTTTACTGCTATAGGAATACGATATATAACAAAAAATTCACCTGAATTAGTTCTAAAGGGGTAG
- a CDS encoding DUF3842 family protein: MRIAVVDGQGGGMGKFVIEKIRKEFKEQIEILALGTNALATSSMLKAGANEGATGENAIVYNSQEVDLIIGSLNIIMANSMLGELTPKMAEVITNSKARKLLIPIYRGNVDIIGMSADPLPHLVDSLIIQIRQYVRGLEHV; the protein is encoded by the coding sequence ATGCGTATTGCAGTGGTTGACGGACAGGGTGGAGGTATGGGAAAGTTTGTTATAGAAAAAATAAGAAAAGAGTTTAAAGAACAAATAGAAATCCTTGCTTTAGGGACAAATGCTTTAGCGACTTCGTCTATGTTAAAGGCAGGAGCAAATGAAGGAGCTACGGGCGAGAATGCAATTGTCTATAACAGTCAGGAAGTTGATTTAATTATAGGTTCATTAAATATTATTATGGCGAATTCCATGTTAGGTGAACTTACACCCAAGATGGCTGAAGTAATAACGAATAGCAAGGCACGTAAATTATTAATACCTATTTATCGAGGGAATGTTGATATTATAGGAATGTCAGCAGATCCACTTCCTCACTTAGTGGATAGCTTAATAATACAAATAAGACAATACGTAAGGGGGCTAGAACATGTGTGA